One window of the Eucalyptus grandis isolate ANBG69807.140 chromosome 8, ASM1654582v1, whole genome shotgun sequence genome contains the following:
- the LOC104456167 gene encoding polygalacturonase yields MAELIFITCLNYLVLALSIFMLLSESPSPAYAASVQYNVVSFGAKADDTTDSSKAFQSAWASACGSMRAATIYVPRGRFLVRSASFKGPCKNLAITVRIDGTLVAPSNCNVNGDAGNWIVFRHVIGVSVIGGTLDGQGMDLWACKLSGKSCPSGATNLMISNSENILVSGLSSLNSQMFHIVVSGCQNVKMQGVKVSNPGTSPNTDGIHITASTGVTIRNSKIGTGDDCVSIGPGTNNLWIENIACGPGHGISIGSLGQDQEEDGVQNVTVKTVTFTGTQNGLRIKSWARPSNGFARNILFQHAIMNNVQNPIIIDQNYCPDNSGCPTQASGVRVSDVTYQDIYGTSATLVAVKFDCSSKYPCTAIRMQDVKLTYWNQLATASCAHADGTASGLVQPSSCL; encoded by the exons ATGGCCGAACTCATCTTCATCACTTGTCTGAATTATCTGGTCCTTGCCCTCAGCATCTTCATGTTGTTGTCCGAATCGCCATCGCCAGCATATGCAGCTTCAGTTCAGTACAACGTGGTCTCTTTTGGTGCGAAAGCCGATGACACGACCGATTCCAGTAAGGCCTTCCAGAGCGCGTGGGCGTCGGCGTGTGGGTCCATGAGGGCCGCCACCATCTACGTGCCACGGGGGCGGTTCTTGGTGCGGTCCGCCTCCTTCAAAGGGCCATGCAAGAACTTGGCCATCACGGTGCGCATCGATGGCACCCTCGTTGCGCCTTCCAACTGCAATGTGAACGGGGATGCAGGGAACTGGATCGTGTTCAGGCACGTGATCGGGGTGTCGGTGATTGGGGGAACCCTCGACGGGCAAGGCATGGACCTCTGGGCTTGCAAGCTCTCCGGCAAGAGCTGCCCCAGCGGCGCTACG AACTTAATGATCAGCAACTCCGAAAACATATTGGTGAGCGGACTCAGCTCCCTCAACAGCCAGATGTTCCATATCGTCGTCAGCGGTTGCCAGAACGTGAAGATGCAAGGCGTTAAGGTGTCGAACCCTGGGACCAGCCCCAACACTGACGGCATCCACATCACTGCCTCCACCGGCGTCACCATCCGCAATTCCAAGATCGGGACAGGCGACGATTGTGTCTCCATCGGCCCCGGCACCAACAATCTCTGGATCGAAAACATTGCTTGCGGACCCGGACATGGCATCAG CATTGGGAGCTTGGGCCAGGATCAAGAAGAGGACGGTGTACAAAACGTGACGGTTAAGACAGTCACATTCACCGGCACACAAAATGGATTGAGGATCAAGTCATGGGCTAGGCCGAGCAACGGCTTTGCCAGGAACATCCTCTTCCAGCATGCCATCATGAACAATGTCCAAAATCCCATCATCATCGATCAGAATTACTGCCCCGACAACTCCGGTTGTCCTACTCAG GCTTCGGGCGTTAGAGTGAGCGATGTGACATACCAAGACATCTACGGGACATCGGCAACCTTGGTGGCCGTGAAGTTCGACTGCAGCTCAAAGTACCCGTGCACCGCAATAAGAATGCAAGACGTGAAGCTGACTTACTGGAACCAACTGGCCACAGCATCTTGTGCCCATGCTGATGGCACAGCTTCTGGCTTGGTACAGCCATCCAGTTGCTTATAG
- the LOC104456168 gene encoding 2-alkenal reductase (NADP(+)-dependent)-like isoform X2 yields MEKRSGEEVEGVTVSNKQVILREFVSGFPREDDMEVRREEMKLQVPHGSKAVVVKNLYLSCDPYMRLLMSPTLPGSIFSAYTPGSPITGFGVAKIVDSGSPEFKVGDLVWGTTGWEEYSLIADPQGLFKIEHTDVPLSYYTGILGMPGMTAYFGFYEVCSPKKGECVFVSAASGAVGQLVGQFAKLVGCYVVGTAGSKEKVDLLKSKFGFDEAFNYKEEHDLNAALKRGMSLKTKM; encoded by the exons ATGGAGAAGCGCAGCGGTGAAGAAGTGGAGGGGGTGACGGTCAGCAACAAGCAAGTGATACTGAGAGAGTTCGTGAGTGGGTTTCCCAGAGAAGATGACATGGAAGTGAGGAGGGAGGAGATGAAGCTCCAAGTTCCTCATGGATCCAAAGCGGTGGTGGTGAAGAATCTCTACTTGTCCTGCGATCCTTACATGCGTCTCCTCATGAGCCCCACCCTTCCCGGCAGCATCTTCTCTGCTTACACTCCTGGCTCC CCTATAACCGGGTTTGGAGTGGCCAAGATTGTGGACTCAGGGAGCCCAGAATTCAAAGTGGGTGATTTGGTTTGGGGCACGACAGGATGGGAAGAGTACAGCCTCATCGCCGATCCTCAAGGCCTCTTCAAAATCGAGCACACAGATGTGCCTCTTTCTTACTACACTGGCATTCTTG GTATGCCGGGGATGACCGCCTATTTCGGCTTCTACGAGGTGTGTTCCCCTAAGAAAGGAGAGTGCGTCTTTGTATCGGCAGCGTCCGGTGCAGTTGGACAGCTCGTGGGACAATTTGCAAAGTTGGTGGGATGTTATGTCGTCGGCACTGCTGGAAGCAAAGAGAAG GTTGATTTGTTGAAGAGCAAGTTCGGTTTCGACGAAGCATTCAACTATAAAGAGGAGCACGATCTCAATGCAGCTTTAAAGAG AGGCATGTCCTTGAAAACTAAGATGTGA
- the LOC104456168 gene encoding 2-alkenal reductase (NADP(+)-dependent)-like isoform X1 yields MEKRSGEEVEGVTVSNKQVILREFVSGFPREDDMEVRREEMKLQVPHGSKAVVVKNLYLSCDPYMRLLMSPTLPGSIFSAYTPGSPITGFGVAKIVDSGSPEFKVGDLVWGTTGWEEYSLIADPQGLFKIEHTDVPLSYYTGILGMPGMTAYFGFYEVCSPKKGECVFVSAASGAVGQLVGQFAKLVGCYVVGTAGSKEKVDLLKSKFGFDEAFNYKEEHDLNAALKRYFPQGIDIYFENVGGKMLDAVLLNMRARGRIAACGMISQYNRDPPEGVTNLMHIVYGRVRIEGFAVFDYFDQYSKFLDFVLPHIREGKIVYIEDVAEGLENGPSALVGLFSGRNVGKQVIVVARE; encoded by the exons ATGGAGAAGCGCAGCGGTGAAGAAGTGGAGGGGGTGACGGTCAGCAACAAGCAAGTGATACTGAGAGAGTTCGTGAGTGGGTTTCCCAGAGAAGATGACATGGAAGTGAGGAGGGAGGAGATGAAGCTCCAAGTTCCTCATGGATCCAAAGCGGTGGTGGTGAAGAATCTCTACTTGTCCTGCGATCCTTACATGCGTCTCCTCATGAGCCCCACCCTTCCCGGCAGCATCTTCTCTGCTTACACTCCTGGCTCC CCTATAACCGGGTTTGGAGTGGCCAAGATTGTGGACTCAGGGAGCCCAGAATTCAAAGTGGGTGATTTGGTTTGGGGCACGACAGGATGGGAAGAGTACAGCCTCATCGCCGATCCTCAAGGCCTCTTCAAAATCGAGCACACAGATGTGCCTCTTTCTTACTACACTGGCATTCTTG GTATGCCGGGGATGACCGCCTATTTCGGCTTCTACGAGGTGTGTTCCCCTAAGAAAGGAGAGTGCGTCTTTGTATCGGCAGCGTCCGGTGCAGTTGGACAGCTCGTGGGACAATTTGCAAAGTTGGTGGGATGTTATGTCGTCGGCACTGCTGGAAGCAAAGAGAAG GTTGATTTGTTGAAGAGCAAGTTCGGTTTCGACGAAGCATTCAACTATAAAGAGGAGCACGATCTCAATGCAGCTTTAAAGAG ATATTTTCCCCAAggtattgatatttattttgagaacGTCGGGGGCAAGATGCTTGACGCGGTGCTCCTCAACATGAGAGCTAGAGGCAGGATAGCCGCATGCGGTATGATATCACAGTACAACCGCGACCCGCCTGAGGGCGTCACCAACTTGATGCATATCGTCTACGGCAGAGTCCGGATCGAGGGATTCGCGGTGTTTGATTACTTCGACCAGTACTCCAAGTTCCTGGACTTTGTGCTGCCTCACATCAGGGAAGGAAAGATAGTGTACATTGAAGACGTGGCCGAGGGGCTTGAGAACGGACCATCGGCACTGGTTGGACTCTTCAGCGGCCGCAATGTTGGGAAACAAGTAATAGTAGTAGCAAGAGAATGA
- the LOC104416134 gene encoding polygalacturonase, whose amino-acid sequence MAELVINTCLNYHALVVLALSIFILLSESPSPANAASVQYNVVSLGAKADGKTDSSKAFQSAWASACGSTRAASVYVPQGRFLVKSASFNGPCKNSAITVRIDGTLVAPSNYNVNGNARRWIVFRHVTGVSMIGGTLDGQGTGLWACKLSHKSCPIGATNLLISNSQNILVRGLRSLNSQMFHIVINGCQNVKMQGVKVSASGTSPNTDGIHVGASTGVTILNSKIGTGDDCVSIGPGSNNLWIENVACGPGHGISIGSLGKTQQEDGVQNVTVKTVTFTGTQNGVRIKSWGRPSNGFARNILFQHAIMNNVQNPIIIDQNYCPHNSGCPGQASGVRVSDVTYQDIHGTSATSVAVKFDCSSKYPCTGIRMQDVKLTYRNKVATASCAHADGTASGLVQPSSCL is encoded by the exons ATGGCCGAACTTGTTATCAACACTTGTCTGAATTATCATGCGTTGGTGGTACTTGCCCTCAGCATCTTCATATTGTTGTCTGAATCGCCCTCACCGGCAAATGCGGCTTCAGTTCAGTACAATGTCGTCTCTCTTGGTGCGAAAGCCGATGGCAAGACCGACTCCAGCAAGGCCTTCCAGAGCGCATGGGCGTCAGCGTGCGGGTCCACGAGGGCCGCCTCTGTGTACGTCCCGCAGGGCCGTTTCTTGGTGAAGTCCGCCTCCTTCAACGGGCCATGCAAGAACTCGGCCATCACAGTGCGCATCGACGGCACACTCGTCGCCCCTTCCAACTACAACGTGAATGGGAATGCGAGGAGATGGATCGTGTTCAGGCACGTGACCGGGGTGTCCATGATTGGGGGGACCCTCGACGGGCAGGGCACAGGCCTCTGGGCTTGCAAGCTCTCCCACAAGAGCTGCCCTATCGGCGCTACG AACTTATTAATCAGTAACTCCCAGAACATATTGGTGAGGGGACTCCGCTCCCTCAATAGCCAGATGTTCCACATCGTCATCAACGGTTGCCAGAACGTGAAGATGCAAGGCGTAAAGGTATCGGCCTCCGGGACCAGCCCCAACACTGATGGCATCCACGTCGGCGCCTCCACCGGCGTCACCATCCTCAATTCCAAGATTGGGACAGGCGATGACTGTGTCTCCATCGGCCCCGGCAGCAATAATCTTTGGATCGAAAATGTCGCTTGCGGACCCGGACACGGCATCAG CATTGGGAGCTTGGGCAAAACTCAACAAGAGGATGGTGTCCAGAATGTGACGGTTAAGACGGTCACATTCACCGGCACGCAAAATGGAGTGAGGATCAAGTCATGGGGCAGGCCGAGCAACGGCTTTGCGAGGAACATCCTCTTCCAGCATGCCATCATGAACAATGTCCAAAACCCGATCATCATCGATCAGAATTATTGTCCGCACAACTCCGGTTGCCCCGGTCAG GCTTCAGGCGTAAGAGTGAGCGATGTGACGTACCAAGACATCCACGGGACATCGGCAACCTCAGTGGCCGTGAAGTTCGACTGCAGCTCGAAGTACCCCTGCACCGGAATAAGAATGCAAGACGTGAAGTTGACTTACCGGAACAAGGTGGCCACTGCATCTTGTGCCCATGCTGATGGCACAGCTTCTGGCTTGGTACAGCCATCCAGTTGCTTGTAG